A region of the Chryseobacterium cucumeris genome:
GGTATTGGAACTCATCTGCAAACAATACAACACTTCTGAGATTGCGGATCAGCTTTTTATAAGCTCCAGAACGGTTGAAGGTCATCGCAACAGCCTTCTGTTGAAAACCGGAGCCAAAAATACCGCAGGTTTAGTGGTATATGCCATAGAAAGTAAAATTGCAGATATGAATTATTTAAAAGACAGATTTGAATAATGCTATAGATCTGTTTCATAAAAAAATTAAATAAAATTTATATTTTCTGATTAAATTAGCCTTTGTTTTGATAAGCAGAGCCCAATGGTTTGCTTGTGAGAAACAATAATTTATAGTTAAAAACAGAAAATACAAAAGATGAAATTTACTATTGAAAACATTAAAGCAGAGCACCAAAAAGTAAAAAGCGGAGCTGATTTTCCGCAATATATTCAGGCTATAAAAGCATTAGGTGTCTCTCACTACAAAGCATATGTTTCAGACGGAAATACTGAGTACTTTAATACTGACAACCAATCTGTGCAGACCGGAAGCAAATATGATTTTCTTCCTGTTTCCGATGTTTTGAACCTCGAAAATTTTAAAATAAAACTGAAGCTTCACCAGCAGGGAGGAACAGATTATATAACTTTCTGTAAAGACTGCGCAGAAAACGGAATCACAGGCTGGACAATGGATCTTCATGCCATGACCTGTACTTATTTTGATCACAATGAAACAGATGTTCTTACCGAACAGGTTCCAGGATAATCTTTTACAAAAAAACGGATGCAGACCATTGCATCCGTACTTCTTTAAACTAACTTATAAAATATTGTTTGCTATTATTGATTTAAAATATTAATTTTGTTTAAAACGATAGATAATAGTAATTGGTAAATATGAGAAAGGTTTTTACGAAGTTGGCGTTCACAGTTTTAGGTTTGGGATCCATTTTGACATTTGCTCAAAAAAACGATCTGGGAGCATGGTATATGTATTTTGG
Encoded here:
- a CDS encoding DUF1398 domain-containing protein gives rise to the protein MKFTIENIKAEHQKVKSGADFPQYIQAIKALGVSHYKAYVSDGNTEYFNTDNQSVQTGSKYDFLPVSDVLNLENFKIKLKLHQQGGTDYITFCKDCAENGITGWTMDLHAMTCTYFDHNETDVLTEQVPG